A single region of the Deefgea piscis genome encodes:
- a CDS encoding tetratricopeptide repeat-containing diguanylate cyclase — MDSLVLGRTLLQQGQSHQALQHFLDGLAHAQSEQSNEAGYWLAIADIVHDSGQFERALSLHQHALSLAEGEAHYCSAYLGLAADLWAMGQVAAAYPLQAQALAMAVLQDDAVLLVQSARLYQLQQQWPAALAQFEQAVLLVDDCESFMLHWSILSLYLQINQTDGLPAAISRASSALAHAGASDLRGALLIKLAQASQACQQYTAAVDFYQAAMLHSAQQKKPPRPRRLREVEFKLQQTTSEIEIDLLRLKSAQQDEQVRLLESTTYRDAVTGLHNLRYLEARWPMLLALAIDHPSLCVLHCGVDQSTYLREVMGEAKSNDCSLRIAKVLQDALPEGAELIAGGQLVFKLMLPASSADLANALIEQIQQQIAQLDFSDLPEALTLSMGGTIYQQGDTVDVLQLRADLALYLAMRHGAGAVVWEMAV; from the coding sequence ATGGATTCTTTGGTTTTGGGCCGTACTCTACTGCAGCAAGGACAGTCTCATCAGGCACTACAACACTTTCTTGATGGTCTGGCCCATGCTCAATCTGAGCAGAGTAATGAAGCCGGGTATTGGCTGGCAATCGCTGACATCGTGCATGACAGTGGGCAATTTGAACGCGCTTTAAGTTTACATCAGCATGCGCTTTCTCTGGCTGAGGGTGAGGCGCACTATTGTTCGGCCTATTTAGGGTTGGCGGCTGATTTGTGGGCAATGGGCCAAGTAGCCGCGGCCTATCCGTTGCAAGCACAGGCCTTGGCAATGGCGGTATTGCAAGACGATGCCGTTTTGCTAGTGCAGTCTGCTCGGTTGTATCAATTGCAGCAACAATGGCCGGCGGCTTTGGCGCAATTTGAGCAAGCCGTTTTATTGGTCGACGATTGCGAAAGCTTTATGTTGCATTGGTCGATTTTGTCGCTGTATCTACAAATAAATCAAACCGATGGCCTACCTGCTGCGATCAGCCGAGCGAGTTCGGCATTAGCGCATGCTGGCGCCAGTGATTTGCGCGGCGCATTGCTGATTAAATTAGCGCAGGCGAGCCAAGCCTGTCAGCAGTACACGGCTGCGGTCGATTTTTATCAGGCGGCGATGCTGCATTCAGCGCAACAAAAAAAACCACCACGTCCACGGCGCTTACGCGAGGTCGAATTCAAACTACAGCAAACCACCAGTGAGATTGAAATTGATCTGCTCAGACTCAAAAGTGCTCAGCAAGATGAGCAGGTGCGTTTGCTGGAAAGCACCACTTATCGTGATGCGGTGACGGGCTTACATAATCTACGGTATTTGGAAGCGCGCTGGCCGATGTTACTGGCTCTGGCGATTGATCATCCGTCTTTATGTGTATTGCATTGTGGCGTTGATCAGTCGACCTATTTGCGCGAAGTGATGGGCGAAGCAAAAAGTAATGATTGCAGTCTGCGAATTGCCAAGGTTTTGCAAGACGCACTACCAGAAGGGGCGGAGTTGATTGCGGGTGGGCAGCTGGTGTTTAAATTGATGTTGCCTGCTAGCTCGGCAGACTTGGCCAATGCATTGATTGAGCAAATTCAACAGCAGATCGCGCAATTGGATTTTAGTGATTTACCCGAGGCACTCACCTTGAGTATGGGCGGCACAATTTATCAGCAGGGCGACACCGTTGACGTATTGCAATTACGTGCGGATTTGGCCTTGTATTTGGCGATGCGCCATGGCGCCGGTGCCGTGGTGTGGGAGATGGCAGTATGA
- a CDS encoding FAD-dependent oxidoreductase — protein MSDVFQFLNVARNPGDKVAVEKRKFVFKEIYTPLDKTSSGEQAGRCLGCGNPYCSWECPVHNHIPQWLQLVDEGKLFEAAELSHKTNSLPEICGRVCPQDRLCEGACTLNQVEAGAVSIGSVEKYITDEAFKAGWRPDMSGVIKTDKKVAIIGAGPAGLGCADILVRNGVAPVVFDRYEEIGGLLTFGIPEFKLEKDVIATRRKIMEEMGVEFRLNTEIGKDVSIETLLADYDAVFMGMGAYKYMKGGFAGEELPGVMEALPFLINNVRNSMGTLGDEAFVSMAGKRVVVLGGGDTAMDCNRTSIRQGAASVICAYRRDEENMPGSKREVANAKEEGVQFQWNSQPVKIEQNADGSLALTLVSTQLGAPDEKGRRRPELIAGSERVVNCDHVVVAFGFSAEPESWFDAQGVKTDDWGRTIAVEKQTFKHQTSNPKIFAGGDQVRGADLVVRAVYEGRNAAEGILEYIGAW, from the coding sequence ATGTCAGATGTATTTCAGTTTCTGAATGTTGCTCGCAACCCTGGCGATAAAGTCGCGGTTGAGAAACGTAAATTTGTATTCAAAGAAATCTACACGCCGTTGGATAAAACCAGCTCGGGTGAACAAGCCGGTCGTTGCCTTGGCTGTGGCAATCCGTATTGCTCTTGGGAGTGCCCAGTGCACAACCATATTCCGCAATGGTTGCAATTGGTCGACGAAGGTAAATTGTTTGAAGCGGCTGAATTGAGCCACAAAACCAATTCATTACCAGAAATCTGTGGCCGTGTTTGCCCACAAGATCGATTGTGCGAAGGTGCATGTACGCTCAATCAAGTTGAAGCTGGCGCGGTGTCGATTGGTTCGGTCGAAAAATACATTACCGACGAAGCCTTCAAAGCCGGTTGGCGTCCAGATATGTCGGGCGTGATCAAAACCGACAAAAAAGTCGCGATTATTGGCGCAGGCCCTGCAGGCCTTGGCTGCGCTGATATTTTGGTGCGTAACGGCGTTGCCCCAGTGGTGTTTGATCGTTATGAAGAAATCGGCGGTTTGTTAACGTTTGGTATTCCAGAATTCAAACTGGAAAAAGACGTCATCGCGACGCGCCGTAAAATCATGGAAGAAATGGGCGTTGAATTCCGCCTAAATACTGAAATCGGTAAAGATGTGAGCATCGAAACCTTGCTCGCTGATTACGATGCGGTATTTATGGGCATGGGCGCGTACAAATACATGAAGGGCGGCTTTGCTGGTGAAGAGTTGCCAGGCGTGATGGAAGCTTTGCCGTTCTTGATCAACAACGTGCGAAATAGCATGGGTACCTTAGGTGATGAAGCCTTTGTATCGATGGCTGGTAAGCGTGTAGTGGTGCTCGGTGGTGGCGATACCGCAATGGATTGCAACCGCACTTCGATTCGTCAAGGCGCCGCCAGCGTGATTTGTGCTTATCGCCGCGACGAAGAAAACATGCCGGGCTCAAAACGCGAAGTGGCGAACGCCAAAGAAGAAGGCGTTCAATTCCAGTGGAATAGCCAACCGGTGAAAATCGAACAAAACGCCGATGGCAGCTTGGCATTGACTTTGGTGTCGACGCAATTGGGCGCGCCAGATGAAAAGGGGCGTCGTCGTCCTGAATTGATTGCCGGTTCTGAGCGCGTTGTCAACTGCGATCACGTCGTGGTGGCGTTTGGTTTCTCGGCTGAGCCAGAAAGCTGGTTTGACGCGCAAGGCGTTAAAACCGATGACTGGGGACGTACGATTGCGGTTGAAAAGCAAACCTTCAAACACCAAACCAGCAACCCGAAAATCTTTGCCGGTGGCGACCAAGTGCGTGGTGCTGATCTGGTGGTACGAGCAGTCTACGAAGGCCGTAATGCAGCCGAAGGCATTTTGGAGTACATTGGCGCTTGGTAA